acttgatatgatttctatcTTCcttaatttgttgagacttgttttgttgccttaacatatgatctatcctggagaatgttccatgtgcactttagaagaatgtattctgctgttgttggatggaatgttctgttaggtccatttggtcTATAGAGTTGTTCAATGAACACTAATTCACAAGTGTTGTtgaatgatctatccattgttgcaAGTGGGGGTATTAAGGCCCCTAATATTATTGTAGTGCTGTTTATctctccttttagttctgttaGTACAAGCTTTACATATTTAGTTGCTCCAATGTAGGGTCCATAAATACtaaacaattgttatatcttcttgaattgattcctttatcattatataatgaccttctttgtctcttgtgaccaGTTTCagcttaaagtttattttgtctgacataAATATAACTACCCCTGCTCTCTTCTGATtaccatttgcttggaatatctttttttctatttctccattttcagcctgtgttttaaaaattcaagtgagtctaatgtagacagcatattgtgggatttttttgtttttcttatccattcaactgttctGTATTTTCATGAAAGACTTTAACccatttatgtttaaagtaattattaataggtaaggacttactattgccattttgttaattgttttctgttttgttattaaaTTTGATTGACATTACTTAATAATATTGCTCTTCACATTTCCCtacatttttagtttaaaatacaaCATGCTTATTTAATGCAGTTGTTTAATTTTGATGGCCACATGCCAATAAGAAACTTGAAGGAACCAACCAATGCTAATTAGCTGTGGtggtttttgaaaaaataaaaggtactaactttttttgtgatacacgggcctctcactgttgtggcctctcccgttgcagagcacaggctccagacgcacgggcccagccgctccgcggcacgtggggatcttcccggaccggggcacgaacccatgtcgcctagcatcagcaggcggactctcaaccactgcgccatcgggGAAGCCCAAGGTACTAGCTTTTCATGATGAATTTGTCTGACCAATGGTCAATAGGCATTCAGGGGGCCTTTGGTTTACTAGCACTAAACAGTCCTTCCACAGAAATAAAGGCCACCTGAAAGCCACGTCTGATTAGGGAAATAAAAGATGCCAGGTCTTCCATAATTAAGTTTCACAAATAGTCTTAATGAGACTCACCAGATGGAGTGAAATTAATGTTAATGACAGCAAGACTGCCAGATAATTGGGTAGGGAGATTTAACTCTCAGAAAACtaccccccaaattaaaaatcTTTCCCATGGGCTTAAAGAATAATCCtgtagataaaataaaacataaatcataCATCAAACACCTGACCAAACCATTTAGCTTCCTAGAAACAATATACTTGGCTTTACAGTGATTGAGGATAGAGACTTTAGCTCTGAGAACTTCcaagccacaaactggagaacattcAGAAATAAGCAATAGAACTTAATATGGCTAAAAATGCTgttatagaaataaaacaaaacactgtcCCTTACCattgtaaatttaaataatatgaaaaggaGGTGGAGTTAAAGGGAAGATGGTGGGATTAGGAAGGACCAGGAATCTGTCTCCCTATCCAGACAAAAATTATGCTGGCAGAATCTGTAGGTGTAATGTGCCAAGAAGTCCacacttagggacttccctggtggcgcagtgggtaagactccatgctcccaatgcagggggcctgggttcgattcctggtcagggaactagatcccacatgcatgccacaactaagaagctggcaagccacaactaagaagcctgcaagTCATAAATAAGGAGctcacttgctgcaactaaggagcccacctgacACAAGTATaaacccagtgcaaccaaataaattaatttaaaaaatagttttatctgGAAAAGTCTGGTATCATATAGAGTATTActgtctttaaaacaaaaagaagtccACACTTAGGTATGGTTCAGAGCTAAAGTATTGCTATGTGGCAACAGCTGCCTTGCACTCTTTCAGGCACAGAGGCTACTCTTGCTCTTGAAGACCGCACAGAAAAGGCAGATGGATGTGAAACGTTGCTTGACAGCCTCAAGTGGTGTACCAAGACCAGCAAAAACACCTGTAATGATCCCCAGGATCCTGAAAGCCCCTGGCACCACAGTGGCAAGACAGTAACCCCCATCAGCATCACACTGTTACTACAATGGATTGTTGCTCTCTGTGAAATCAGGCAGAATCAGAAATCTCAGGGGCTCTGATCCTCAACAGCCATTACAGATACTGCTCTGGGAAGCTGCTCAAAGCTTGCAGCCTGGCTGTGTTTCCAGTGTGGGACTAGCAGGGCTTTACAGGAGGTCCCGAAGTCTACCAGGTTCACCTATTTGGGGATATCTACCTCTGTGCTATCTGTGCCAGGAGGGTCACCTTCCTGTCCAGGACCTGCCAGCTGCAAAGGGGCTTCCATGGGACAGACACTTGGCTTGTGGGCTCAGGATAAGACATTGCTCATCCTCTTATGGAGATCAGACATTGGATTTTGCTGTTTCCAAGGATAAGTCACCAAAACATGTGatgcaaattgaaaaataaaggcCTGAAACCCTCAgttccattttaaatatgtggATATAAAGCATTAATGCAGGGAATAAAGTTTCACAATTAAAATCGATGGCAACTTAATGGTTTCTGTTGcatacttatgtacaatgcattGCATACTTTCACTATAATCTTTTATACCTATTTTCCTATATCTTGTGACTATGCTTCTGCACTGTTCCAATAATTTTGATATGAAAATAAGTTATACTACCAAATAAAAGACTGCTTTTGTCGCATCACTCCATTTGATTTCATCTCACCTACTGCTGAAGCATTTACAAGTATAGTCATGCCCACACCAATGATGGCTGGAAATTTCCCTTAGGAATATGGAGGGGCCTCTGCGAATTGAGCTCAATCTTATTTCAAGTTCCTTGTCAAAATTCTCCACTGACCCAGATGGGTTCTCAAACTCTGGCCCAAGTCATGCCCCCACAAACTCTGTACACTGGCAGGAGACCGCCTACTACTTGACATGGTGTCTTTTTAATGTCCTGACGCACCTGTGGTGAAGAATGCAGAATTCCATACCTTTTGCCCATGATTAGGGCCAAATCATCTGCTGATCTCTAAGTCCTCTTTTCTCATAGAGGTCACCAAATGAAGTGATTCCATTACACGAGAATTCACGATGCAGTTCCTGTGTTAAAAGGCATTAATGAAATCACCTCAAGTATAGCAGGGAAACAGAACTCAGGGCAGCAGTGGCCATGAaaggatgtgtatgtgtgtgtgagtgcgtgcaTGCACGAATGTATGTGTGTTGTTAGTACTATCTTATAGTACTTCTTATAGTACTATCTTATAGTATTTATAGTACTATATTATAGTGACTTCTCTCTAGAGTATTTATACATCTGGTATGTAACTCCTACCCTGGATGGAAGAATCTGTAACGGAGAACCCAAGTGACAATACTCCAGTTTAGTTCAGACTTCCATCAGAGAGAAgctctggggggaggagggatagagTCACAGAGGGTGCTCTTCCTGCCTTTGTGGAAAAGCAATTTCCAGGGGACTGGACACTCAGAAAACGCTTGGGTCTGAGGCACGTAAACAGTGCACAGGCCTGAGGCTTCCAAAATTTCAGGAATGGTGTCATCAGATAAAAAGTAATGCCTTGAGAGTGTAAGGAACTCCCACCTACCCATCACATCAAGGCTGAATCTCCTTTCAgcctaatttattatttttctttattatcagCTATAATATTGCTTTAAGCTTTTTTAAGGAACACAgacttttattttgatttttaataatagtAGTAAAATAATGGTTGGTTATTACTTATTGCTCATTTACTCTTATTGCTCATTTACGTTAAAACAACGTACTCTGTACGTTGTTTTAAGTGTCTGACTTATTGATAGATTAACTCAGAAAATGCCTCCAAAAAGGATTGTAGGTAATTACCATCATTATGCACTcctcacaaatgaggaaactaagagacATTAAAGGagaactgacttgcccaaggtcgtaGAGCCATACGGGAGGGACAAGGGAATAAATACACAAGTATTGGTAGTAAAGCCAATGAGCTATGTGGCAAATTCAGAATCTGGGTCTCATAATATGCTGGGGATCCAAAATTcacttttatatatacataatttttaaaatcagctatATTGATGTGTAATTTATATAAGTATATGCATTTTTGATACCttttgatgagttttgaaaatTTATACACCTTTGTAAACACCACAATCTATACAGAACTTTCCATCATACTAAAACATTCCCTTGTTCCCCTACCCACTTAATTTTCACCCCCACCCACTAAATTAGATGATTTTCCTAGAATTttgtataaatagaatcatacagctCTACTTtcttgtgcctggcttcttttgcccagcctaattttattattaatgttgTTATATGCATTAGtagttccttttcattgctgagtgatattccattgtcagGCAACATCACTGTTTATACATTTATctgctgaaggacattttggttctttctaatttggggctattatgactAAAGATTCTATGAACATTTTCatacaattctttttaaaaattttatttttttgattttgtttttgtataattatttaagTTTTCCTGGGGGTAAATACCTAGAATTGAAATTGTTGGTTTTAGGTAAGGTGTCATTACCTTTAAAAGGAACTATCAAATGGATTTTTAATGATATcacattatagttttaatttgcacttccctgatgactaaAGCTTTGTATATCTTTTCTAGTACTTACTGGCTATCTATATATCTTCTATTATGAAATGCTTGTTTTAATCTTACCCGGTTTTTCCCCATTTAAACTGAGTTGTTTGTATTATTATTGCATTATGAACATTCTTTACATATTGTGGATGCAAGTCCTTTGACAGACTATCTATTAGAGACATTTTCTCCCaatgtgtgattttcttttttgttttcataataaaatcttgaaaagcagacactttaaattttaataaactccaatttatcttttttgctCTTATGTCTCACACAATTCTTTGCGTTACATATTAAAAATCTCTGTGTGCTTCAAATTAGTTTCCATGTTTCCCAACAGAAATTTTGTACTATTAGCTATTTTGTTTaggtttataatttattttgaataaactttAATTATGGTATAAACATCAAggtgcatttaaaatatatgattatccaattattttatcatcatttttgaaaaaagtCACCTTTTTCACATCAAATTACCCTGGAACATGTGTCAAAAATTAACTAACAACTTTCAGTTACATTTCAGATCATTAGAGAGCAGGAAAAAGCACTGCTCCTATTCCTAAACAAGAAGACATATGGGAAGAGTTTAAATTTAACAACTTTTCTTGAATACATCACATATCTGAGATTGCAGGGCAAAAAACTAGCCCAAAGTCTGGAGAGCTAGGTGGCTGCAGAGAGAAACAAGAACCCAAGCAGTTGCTTAACTGAGAAAGAGAATGCCAAACACCATATAAAATGATTGTAAAAAAGCTAAACAACATGCAAGATCAGATAGGTTATTTCAGCAGAGAGATATAAACTATAGTAAAATTTAAATGCTGGATATAAAAAACACATACaataaatgaagaatgccttcaaAGGGATTATCAGTATACTTGATACCACTGAGGAAGGACTCAGTGACATTGAAAAGAGAGatagaatatatacacacacttttatatatatttgtagcatatatacacacttttatatatatttgtatctgtGTATGCTTCAATACAGTATTTGTATTAGTGACCCAGAGATGATACAAAAGTACACAGAAAACATGGTTTGACTTTGTTGAAAAAAGACAGCTTAGTAACAATGGCCTTTCCTATATGTGCATGTCAGGAGGTAGCAGGAGAAAAGGAATGAGGTATAGGATTCTGAATTTTCAGATACTTCCCGTAAAAGGTTTACTTGTTATGAATATACATGTGGCAAATCATAGCTGATATCAGAATAGTTACTAAGGTACATAATTCTATTACAGTGCAGTTGACTTCCAATGTACATACAAAACAAACATCTAAGTGGCATGCACACTCACATAGACACACATAGAGAACTCAGAAAATATTCACATACATTCAACACTGTGCAGTTTAtgcaatttctttcttatttttaaaaatcttattctaGTGAATATCTATGAACCAAAATTGTTATATTTCATTAACTGTCTTAATATTACATATGAAATAGTTTTTATATAACATAAAGGCTATTATTTACCTTTCTCAAATTGATaaattttttccttattacaAACTCTGAGAGATATTAAACTTTGATGACTCACTGAAAGCTTTCACACATTCACAGCTCGATTATCAGATATTTAATGAGATATCATTTTTTGGGTAAAGGATTACCTATATATGTTGTAATGTTAAATATCTTCCCCTGATACTTACCTGACCAAGGAGGAAGAGTTGTGGGTAAAAACTAGGTCATTCAGGATGTTGTCAGAGGGTTTTCCTGTGTGATATTTCTGATACACTACACTGAGTTCACATGTCCACAGAAATCACATTCACAGGCTTTGTTAACTGAGGGTTGGTGAGTAAATATCAGTATTAATTATACCCAAACTGTAGAAGCCCAGCAGAGAACAAGTTTATTTCATCACAGCAAAATGTCTGTGTACATGCAGAAGAAAATTTCATTCAACAGTCACTCTTTGGACCTGTTTCTTTCTACTTTGTACTCTTTCATCTTCCGTGCATGAGCCCCTTTGGTTTTGCCGGTGATAATCTCCACTCCATTCTGACAAGGGACAGGAGAAAACATTAAGAATTTAAGAGGCGTATTTAGTAAGATCTGTCATTGACTTCTACATTTCACTATCCAGAGGTTAAAAATATGATCTCATTTGGATGACAGAGTAGTTGAGAAATTTAGACTAGGTGTGgcatgagaaaaaaggaaatggtcATTGGTGAACAATTAATAGTCATTATATGTCATATAGTTATTACCCTGTGTTAGTCAAACTGAGGTGTGACTTACAGTAGGATTCCCCACATCCATTACCCTGATTTCTTGTCTGTTCTCATATACTGTGAGGTCTCTATGTATTTTCTGCTTTACTGAGGAAGCTGGCTTTTGGCTAAAGGTTATCTCACATTTATTACATTCTCAATTTTCTCACTGTTTGATTTCTCTGATGATGAATGAATTTTGATTTCTCTGATGATGAATGAATTTTGATTGCTGGGACaaagttttgaaattttcattacATTCCCAGGGTTCTCCTGCAGTGTGAGTTTTCCAAGGATTGAATGCACAGAGTATTTCTTGTATTCATTATCTTTACAGAGTTTCTTTGCTGAATTGAATTCTCTGATCTACAATGAGGACTGCACTCAAGATGAGACTGCCTGTGTAAAATATATTCCAAGAATTTCTCTCTTGTGTAAGTTCTCTGATGTTTAGTGAAAGCTGGTATCTTGCAGAGGAACTTCCAAGTGTTCATTATATTCATAGGGGTTCTCTcctacatgttttattttgtattgcgAGACTTGATTTCCAGCTCAGAGCTTTTCCATATTCATTACATTTATATGTTTAGTTCTCTGTGTGGGCTTTCTGATGTTCTCTAAGGCTTGATTTCTGGCTGAAAGTTTTCCCACATTTATCACATTTatagggtttctccccagtgtgaGTTCTCTGATGTACTCTGAGGTTTGATTTCTGGCTGAAAGCTTCTCCACAGTGATTACAattatagggtttctctcctgtgtgagttCTCTGATGTTTTCTTAGGACTGACTTCTCACTGAAAGCTTTGGCACATTCactacattcatagggtttctcccctgtGTGAGTTCTCTGATGTCCTCTGAGATTTGATTTCTGCCTGAAGGTTTTTCCACACTCATCACATTTatagggtttctccccagtgtgaGTTCTGTGATGTACTCTGAGGTTTGATTTCTGGCTAAAAGCTTCCCCACAGTGATTACATGTATAGGGTTTCTCCCCTGTGTGAATTCTATGATGTCCTCTGAGTTGTGATTTCTGACCGAATGCTTTCCCACATTGATTACATTTATAGGGCTTCTCCCCTGTATGAGTTCTATGATGTTTTCTTAGACCTGACTTCAGTTtgaaagctttcccacattcatcACATTTATATGGTCTTTCTCCTGTGTGAGTTCTCCGATGATTCCTTAGGCCTGACATATGGCTGAAAGattttccacattcattacattcaaaGGGTTTCTCCCCCGTGTGAGTTCTCTGATGTACTATGAGGATTGATTTATAGTTgaaagatttcccacattcattacattcaaaaggtttctctcctgtgtgaattctctgatgtattCTTAGGCCTGACTTTGCACTGAAAGCTTTCTCACATCCATCacatttatagggtttctctcctgtgtgagttCTCTGATGTTTTCTTAGGCGTGACTTCTcactgaaagctttcccacattcatgacattcatagggtttctcctcTGTGTGACTTTTCTGAGGCTGAATCAGGCATGAAGTCATAGTACAGGattttccacattcattacaCTCATAGGGTTTCACTGTTATTTGAGTTCTCTTATGTACATTGAAAGTTGATTGGTAAGCCAATGATTCTGTACATGTGCCATAGTCAGAGGACTGGTCTATTGTGTGAATTCCCTGATGCACTTGGAGGGTTGAATTATGGCTGAAATTCTTTCCATATTCAAAGGGTTTCACCCCTATATGAATTTTTTGCTGTTCTCTAATGTGTAATTTTTGGCTGAAAGATTTCCCTTCTGTGTCAGTTCTTTGAGTGATCCTAttgaaattatttctgtttttatcaatagtatattcatatttattaaacTCATAGTGACTCTTCTCCTCTGGATGATTGCTCTGAGAGATTATCAAGGTTGATTTATCATATTGGTTTTCcccaaatttactgaatttataAGATTTCACTTTTGGGTGGGTATCCTTAGATGTAACAAGGGCAGTCTTTTCAAGAAAATCCTTTCCACATTCATTATATTCAAAAGTTTGCTGTAAAGTCTGAATTGTCTGATGCTGAATAACTTTGTCTTTATGTCCAAAGGCTTTCACACTTTTACTATAAACAAAAGATTTCTCTCCAGTATTAGTTCTGCGATCCTTAATACTGAGGAGCCAATCCTCACATACATTAAGCTCATAAGCCTTCTTTCTTGAATACTGACAGTGTGGGGTCAATGAGCTAAGAAGCAAGTAAGTAGACCCTGTAGTGTCAAATTTACAAGGCATTGTTTCTGCAGGGAAAATGTTTATATCCAGAGTACACAGTtttcttgaaatttcttgctcTGTAGTCAATGATTTGTTGACAAATAAAACTTGCCTCAAATGTTTGCCTTGGTTTTCTAGGCTCTCCTGTAAGAGTTCATCAGGTTGGGATTCTTCTAAaagtgagaaaattaaaaatatttaatgatatttaacACACTTATTAGGGAgtgaaatttatatacatatcccCCATTATGTATTTGACTCCTTGGTGTCTGGCTCAGTTTcccaaaaataaagtaacttcAAGTGTATATTCTCTCttattttgttgttaaaaaaactttttctagTGGAAAGACAGAGAGGAATCTAGAAGTGAAATTACATCTATATTTGGTAtcttaaagtataattttcaaaaccaGGTAGAGAAGAGGATATAAAGGAAAGgaacaattaaaaaagaagaacatatTTGAGAGAGTTGAATCCTGGGAACAGATGAAACAAAGACTGAAATGAATTCAACAAGGATTTTGCACTAATTAGATAACAAAAAGTATCAATGGAGAATTGCTTTCAGTGGCTTTATTGAGATAGAGTTTGCATTAGGGAAGAATACCAGAGACTACATTCACAAACACAGATTACATTGATAACCATTAGTCTATATGATTCCAATTGGAGCTCCATTTTTCCATTCTACACATCaacactaaaataaatttatcatggggaattccctggcagtccagtggttaggactcagcgatttcactgccatgggcccaggttcaatccctggtcggggaactaagatcctgcaagccacgtagtgtggccaaagaaaaattatcatgGCACCAAATTTCTCATGTtgaaagaaataatcagaaacagaaacataaatgTACTGGTGGAAGTGAAAAAACTGATGAGAGTTAAAGTAATTTTTCCACCTATACTGGAGTCACCTCTCTTTCCTGGTTCTGGTGCCTTGGTATTATATTAGGGTTGTTCAATAGTGAGTCCCTCTTAATCATCAAATCTTTTAACTTTCCTCTTTTCAATTTGTTTACTCATTTCCCCCAAACCAGTCATGCCCTGTCCAATCCTTAATTCTATTTTCCATCTATTTTTCCACATATCTAGTTTTTATTCACTGTAAGAATCTTAAGGATCATATGTTTCAAACTGGCTCTAGAAACCCTACAAGTatcctttatatttatttaccatAAATTTCCTGTGCATATTTGATTGCTATTGTCCTCCTGATACCCACGCTCCATGCAAAAATGTCtgtgactcacaatttttaaagtaaataaccaTCACTGAAATCAGGAGGCATCATAAAACTGATGGCAAATCCATA
This region of Delphinus delphis chromosome 6, mDelDel1.2, whole genome shotgun sequence genomic DNA includes:
- the ZNF782 gene encoding zinc finger protein 782 isoform X1, with product MNIPQASVSFKDVTVEFTQEEWWQMDSAQRTLYRDVMLENYSHLVSVGYCFTKPELIFMLEQGEDPWLLEKEFVNRSSPEESQPDELLQESLENQGKHLRQVLFVNKSLTTEQEISRKLCTLDINIFPAETMPCKFDTTGSTYLLLSSLTPHCQYSRKKAYELNVCEDWLLSIKDRRTNTGEKSFVYSKSVKAFGHKDKVIQHQTIQTLQQTFEYNECGKDFLEKTALVTSKDTHPKVKSYKFSKFGENQYDKSTLIISQSNHPEEKSHYEFNKYEYTIDKNRNNFNRITQRTDTEGKSFSQKLHIREQQKIHIGVKPFEYGKNFSHNSTLQVHQGIHTIDQSSDYGTCTESLAYQSTFNVHKRTQITVKPYECNECGKSCTMTSCLIQPQKSHTEEKPYECHECGKAFSEKSRLRKHQRTHTGEKPYKCDGCEKAFSAKSGLRIHQRIHTGEKPFECNECGKSFNYKSILIVHQRTHTGEKPFECNECGKSFSHMSGLRNHRRTHTGERPYKCDECGKAFKLKSGLRKHHRTHTGEKPYKCNQCGKAFGQKSQLRGHHRIHTGEKPYTCNHCGEAFSQKSNLRVHHRTHTGEKPYKCDECGKTFRQKSNLRGHQRTHTGEKPYECSECAKAFSEKSVLRKHQRTHTGEKPYNCNHCGEAFSQKSNLRVHQRTHTGEKPYKCDKCGKTFSQKSSLREHQKAHTEN
- the ZNF782 gene encoding zinc finger protein 782 isoform X2; the encoded protein is MRAPALEQKGPVNYRSVTCKQGYRRNLDIGPEKFSDLSRETQFVCYRIRKTVHFALSQLNHSSLLSQEQKMNIPQASVSFKDVTVEFTQEEWWQMDSAQRTLYRDVMLENYSHLVSVGYCFTKPELIFMLEQGEDPWLLEKEFVNRSSPEESQPDELLQESLENQGKHLRQVLFVNKSLTTEQEISRKLCTLDINIFPAETMPCKFDTTGSTYLLLSSLTPHCQYSRKKAYELNVCEDWLLSIKDRRTNTGEKSFVYSKSVKAFGHKDKVIQHQTIQTLQQTFEYNECGKDFLEKTALVTSKDTHPKVKSYKFSKFGENQYDKSTLIISQSNHPEEKSHYEFNKYEYTIDKNRNNFNRITQRTDTEGKSFSQKLHIREQQKIHIGVKPFEYGKNFSHNSTLQVHQGIHTIDQSSDYGTCTESLAYQSTFNVHKRTQITVKPYECNECGKSCTMTSCLIQPQKSHTEEKPYECHECGKAFSEKSRLRKHQRTHTGEKPYKCDGCEKAFSAKSGLRIHQRIHTGEKPFECNECGKSFNYKSILIVHQRTHTGEKPFECNECGKSFSHMSGLRNHRRTHTGERPYKCDECGKAFKLKSGLRKHHRTHTGEKPYKCNQCGKAFGQKSQLRGHHRIHTGEKPYTCNHCGEAFSQKSNLRVHHRTHTGEKPYKCDECGKTFRQKSNLRGHQRTHTGEKPYECSECAKAFSEKSVLRKHQRTHTGEKPYNCNHCGEAFSQKSNLRVHQRTHTGEKPYKCDKCGKTFSQKSSLREHQKAHTEN